The following are encoded together in the Buchnera aphidicola (Acyrthosiphon lactucae) genome:
- the cspE gene encoding transcription antiterminator/RNA stability regulator CspE, which produces MSKIKGNVKWFNESKGFGFITPEDGSKDVFVHFSAIQSNGFKTLAEGQSVEFEITEGAKGPSAANVVSL; this is translated from the coding sequence ATGTCCAAGATCAAAGGTAATGTGAAGTGGTTTAATGAATCAAAAGGTTTTGGTTTTATTACTCCAGAAGATGGAAGTAAAGATGTTTTTGTACATTTTTCAGCTATACAAAGTAATGGATTTAAAACTTTAGCAGAAGGTCAAAGTGTTGAATTCGAAATCACTGAAGGAGCAAAAGGACCATCTGCTGCTAATGTTGTTAGTTTGTAA